A genomic window from Pecten maximus chromosome 2, xPecMax1.1, whole genome shotgun sequence includes:
- the LOC117322047 gene encoding AP-3 complex subunit mu-2-like — protein sequence MIHSLFIINSSGDVFMEKHWKSVIHKSICDYFFEVQGKAASADDVPPVIPTPHHYLINIYRNQLYYVAVVTTEVPPMFVIEFLHRIFDTFEDYFNECTESILKEHYVIVYELLDEMLDNGFPLAVELNILKELIKPPNFLRTITDTVTGKNTSVSGILPTGQLSNIPWRRTGVKYTNNEAYFDVIEEIDAIIDKSGTTVTGEIQGYIDCLIKLTGMPDLTLSFINSRLLDDVSFHPCVRFKRWESERILSFVPPDGNFRLISYHITSNNLVAIPIYLKHSIMFREGSSGRFEVTVGPKTTMGKTVENVVMEVPFPKTVLNATLTPTQGKYTFDPVSKVMTWDIGRIDTTRLPSIKGTVTLQTGAPVPESNPTINMYFTISQLALSGIKVNRLDMYGEKYKPFKGVKYITKAGKFQVRT from the exons agaTGTTTTTATGGAAAAACACTGGAAAAGTGTCATACATAAATCAATATGCGACTACTTTTTTGAAGTTCAGGGAAAG GCTGCCTCTGCTGATGATGTGCCTCCAGTGATTCCTACTCCTCATCACTACCTCATCAACATCTACAGGAACCAGCTGTATTATGTTGCTGTTGTCACTACAGAAG tgcCTCCAATGTTTGTGATCGAGTTCCTACATCGGATCTTTGACACATTTGAAGATTATTTCAATGAGTGCACAGAGAGCATATTAAAGGAGCATTATGTCATTGTTTATGAG TTACTTGACGAGATGCTTGACAACGGTTTCCCGTTAGCAGTGGAGCTGAATATTCTGAAGGAGTTGATTAAACCTCCAAATTTCCTCCGGACCATTACCGACACTGTTACAGGCAAAAACACCAG tgTGAGTGGCATCTTGCCCACTGGTCAGTTGTCCAATATTCCCTGGCGACGGACAGGGGTCAAGTACACCAACAATGAGGCGTACTTTGATGTGATAGAGGAGATAGATGCCATCATAGATAAATCTGGAACAACTGTGACAGGAGAGATACAGGGATAT ATTGACTGTCTGATCAAACTGACCGGAATGCCTGATCTGACCTTATCCTTCATCAACTCGCGTCTCCTCGACGACGTCAGTTTCCATCCATGTGTACGCTTCAAACGATGGGAG AGTGAGAGAATCCTGTCTTTTGTACCCCCAGATGGCAACTTCAGACTCATATCCTACCACATAACATCAAACAA TCTTGTAGCTATACCAATTTACCTGAAACACAGCATTATGTTCCGGGAGGGATCGTCCGGGAGGTTTGAGGTGACAGTGGGACCAAAGACTACCATGGGAAAAACG GTGGAAAATGTAGTTATGGAGGTTCCCTTTCCTAAGACAGTTCTAAATGCAACCTTGACCCCAACTCAAGGAAAATACACCTTTGACCCAGTCTCCAAGGTGATGACCTGGGATATAGGAAGGATTGACACTACTAGATTACCCAGTATTAAAGGAACT GTAACTCTACAGACAGGAGCTCCAGTACCTGAATCCAACCCGACTATCAAT ATGTACTTCACCATCAGTCAGCTGGCTCTGTCAGGTATCAAAGTCAACAGACTCGACATGTATGGGGAG AAATACAAACCTTTCAAGGGAGTGAAATATATAACGAAAGCTGGAAAGTTTCAAGTACGGACATAA